The following coding sequences lie in one Cloeon dipterum chromosome 1, ieCloDipt1.1, whole genome shotgun sequence genomic window:
- the snama gene encoding E3 ubiquitin-protein ligase RBBP6, translating to MSVHYKFKTALDFDTVTFDGLHISVGDFKKAVCQQKRVGKSTDFDLQVTNAQTKEVYADDGTLIPKNTSLIVARVPLTAHQKRIWAREAAASSQALNKATADDGLDHGHSRLARAVDLSRVDASEEDKIKAMMSQATSDYDPSNYVRIKGSGQVGEVPLHYRCHRCHQSGHWIKNCPLNRESGETVAEIKKSTGIPRSFMVPVEGPMVPGAMITPLGGFAVPAIDREAYLEQQKEKPTLREDECPAEVKPELPEDLVCSICEDLLTDAVMIPCCGNSFCDECIRTTLLDSEDHECPDCKDKGVSPDTLLPNRFLRTSVAKFRNDTGYIRPLRHPIELPPIQMPSPVAKVEEEQEEPTKQESSSSLTPKSEDLDQDKSPDSRSEERSRSSRSPTRRRYREDTPTHDEPQVAINPMPPQTHLLETPVGIHTAYNAPPPPGVDDHFVPNYPPPSIRPGTMGYGQRPYRAPYYGRRDNEYAYPYDGRPPFRQQRFERPPVIEDPLEAFNRILRAKDEQRRRRRDRSFSPRQKRRSRSPRSRSPLLRRSPPPPLMNVRRKSPAKKFSRSRSRSPIARRARSRSFSLSPSPSRHLRPLLPRPRHSRSRSPMRYMPEKYIERPDKHMDRIDNYMDRGLKYVGRQEKYMDRNVERADKFLDRNDKYVERLDKYYEKPPEKYVDKFVTEKYAERPEKFVERSEKFVDRPEKHTRSRIDEHKSSKHREKERLTVAYPEEREFHREVESTERLHREPEKPLEDKAESPKKCIEDYRTLINIKKAKHESTKKSSSETEDKPKEVKVKEKKKRRESVGTKKKKHKEKDKEKKKKTKAPKSTKGDEDEDKQQGEAPDTTTAEEEPKEDVPGLAKEVEVEQPIAEDKAEELVKPEIMPEPSKWEKSEDEAENSRDEPDKNMEEEKSVTVEVLKRAENAIFKKAINAIRPERKVFLDSKSSEDIHVNITVEDVPKKAEKRKSTDEQEIETVKKKHKKDKKKKTKKKSSSSSSNSSSDSEVHKKKKKKKKAKKSKKKKHHSSEESDSSSEEEKKPRKKSKKKKSKK from the exons ATGTCGGTTCACTACAAATTTAAGACGGCGCTAGATTTTGATACAGTCACTTTCGACGGCCTTCACATATCCGTTGGTGACTTTAAAAAGGCTGTGTGTCAACAGAAGCGTGTCGGGAAATCAACAGACTTTGATCTACAGGTCACAAATGCTCAAACTAAAGAAG TCTATGCTGATGATGGCACATTGATACCGAAGAACACGTCGCTGATTGTTGCCAGAGTTCCACTTACTGCACATCAGAAACGGATTTG GGCTCGTGAAGCAGCTGCGTCATCTCAAGCACTCAACAAAGCTACA GCTGATGACGGACTAGACCATGGCCACTCAAGACTTGCTAGG GCTGTGGATCTTTCAAGAGTTGACGCTAGTGAAGAGGATAAAATTAAGGCCATGATGAGCCAAGCCACTTCAGACTACGACCCGAGCAA CTATGTCAGAATCAAGGGATCAGGTCAAGTTGGAGAGGTGCCTCTTCATTACCGATGTCACAGATGCCACCAGAGTGGACATTGGATCAAAAACTGTCCCTTAAACCGGGAATCTGGG GAGACGGTGGCTGAAATCAAGAAGAGCACAGGTATACCTAGAAGTTTCATGGTACCTGTAGAAGGCCCAATGGTCCCAGGCGCCATGATAACTCCGCTTGGCGGGTTTGCGGTGCCAGCCATTGACCGTGAAGCTTACCTGGAGCAGCAGAAGGAAAAGCCTACTTTGCGAGAAGATGAGTGCCCTGCTGAGGTGAAGCCAGAACTCCCTGAAGATCTAGTCTGCAGCATATGTGAAGATCTGCTCACTGATGCGGTCATGATACCTTGCTGCGGCAATTCATTTTGCGATGAAT GCATTCGCACAACACTTTTGGACAGTGAAGATCATGAATGTCCTGACTGCAAGGATAAAGGTGTTTCGCCCGACACCTTGCTGCCCAACCGGTTCCTGAGAACATCAGTTGCCAAATTTCGTAACGACACAGGATACATTAGACCTCTTCGTCATCCAATTGAGCTCCCACCAATCCAAATGCCTTCGCCTGTCGCCAAGGTCGAGGAGGAGCAGGAGGAGCCCACCAAACAAGAATCAAGTAGTTCCCTTACGCCCAAATCTGAAGACCTGGATCAAGATAAGTCTCCCGATTCAAGATCAGAGGAGAGGAGCAGGTCAAGCAGATCACCGACGAGGCGCAGATACAGGGAGGACACGCCCACTCATGATGAGCCGCAGGTGGCCATCAACCCCATGCCACCACAGACACATCTTCTTGAGACACCTGTTGGTATTCATACTGCATACAACGCTCCTCCACCCCCTGGTGTAGATGACCACTTTGTTCCCAACTACCCACCACCCAGTATCAGACCTGGTACCATGGGCTACGGTCAGCGTCCCTACAGAGCTCCATACTACGGCCGCAGGGACAATGAGTATGCTTACCCATATGACGGGCGACCGCCGTTCAGGCAGCAGCGGTTCGAAAGACCACCTGTGATTGAGGATCCATTGGAGGCTTTCAACAGGATCTTAAGAGCGAAAGACGAGCAGAGGAGGCGGCGAAGAGACAGATCATTCTCGCCAAGGCAAAAAAGGAGATCCAGATCTCCTAGGTCACGGTCTCCATTGCTTCGCAggtcgccgccaccgcctttAATGAATGTTAGAAGAAAATCTCCCGCCAAGAAGTTCTCTCGCTCAAG ATCTAGGTCTCCAATTGCACGCAGAGCACGGTCCCGCTCTTTCTCCTTGTCGCCAAGTCCATCAAGGCATCTTCGTCCTCTTTTGCCCAGGCCCAGGCATTCCAGATCTCGTTCTCCTATGCGCTACATGCCAGAGAAGTACATAGAGCGGCCAGACAAGCACATGGACCGCATTGATAACTACATGGATCGTGGCTTAAAGTACGTGGGCAGGCAGGAGAAGTACATGGATAGAAACGTGGAAAGGGCTGACAAGTTTTTGGACAGAAATGATAAATATGTGGAGCGTTTGGACAAGTACTATGAAAAACCACCTGAAAAGTATGTGGACAAGTTTGTGACGGAAAAGTATGCTGAGAGACCAGAGAAGTTTGTGGAGCGAAGTGAGAAGTTTGTAGATAGACCTGAAAAGCACACTCGGTCAAGGATTGACGAGCACAAGTCATCCAAGCACCGGGAAAAGGAGAGGCTAACTGTTGCGTATCCGGAGGAGCGAGAGTTTCACCGAGAAGTTGAGAGCACTGAAAGACTGCACCGAGAGCCGGAAAAGCCTCTAGAGGACAAGGCCGAGTCTCCGAAGAAATGTATCGAGGATTACAGAACCCTGATCAACATCAAAAAGGCCAAGCATGAAAGTACAAAGAAGTCTTCCTCAGAAACAGAAGACAAGCCAAAGGAGGTGAAAgtcaaagagaagaaaaagcgACGAGAGAGTGTTGGCACTAAGAAGAAAAAACATAAGGAAAAGGATaaggagaaaaagaagaagacaAAAGCTCCAAAGTCAACCAAGGGAGACGAAGATGAAGACAAACAGCAAGGCGAGGCCCCTGACACAACTACTGCCGAAGAGGAACCAAAAGAGGACGTTCCTGGACTGGCAAAAGAAG TTGAAGTGGAACAGCCAATTGCTGAAGATAAAGCAGAAGAGCTTGTTAAACCTGAAATCATGCCAGAGCCATCAAAATGGGAAAAGAGTGAGGACGAGGCTGAAAATTCTAGAGACGAACCAGATAAGAATATGGAAGAAGAGAAGTCGGTGACTGTGGAAGTGCTGAAGCGTGccgaaaatgcaatttttaagaaagcgatCAATGCAATCCGGCCTGAAAGAAAGGTGTTTTTGGACTCAAAGTCCTCAGAAGACATCCATGTAAAT ATAACGGTAGAAGATGTGCCGAAGAAAGCCGAAAAGAGGAAATCAACTGATGAACAAGAGATAGAGACTGTTAAGAAGAAGCACAAAAAGGATAAGAAGAAGAAGACCAAAAAGAAAAGCAGCTCGTCCTCTAGTAACAGTAGTTCTGACTCCGAAGTGcacaaaaaaaagaagaaaaagaaaaaggccAAGAAatcaaagaagaagaagcaccACTCTTCTGAAGAGAGTGATTCTTCCTCAGAGGAAGAAAAGAAGCCCAGAAAGAAAtcgaagaagaaaaaatctaaaaaataa
- the LOC135933912 gene encoding uncharacterized protein LOC135933912, whose protein sequence is MEARDKSHKKAYTVRAALSTVGEALSAARTRTKKDKDASKKRSINYKSKEHLENKNRKLDIYTDSVNLNEKVKTKKTASPARLKMILLLNAILITGVGASLAFNSIMVPKTRVSLEIGSYNTALISKVIGQDAAIAEILKTLPVLYQNAKDGELRVMLLSGGSGVGKDLVAQAMTAEFYAQSRGDCKESSYLLLNYNGPICKRTDFNMIRLDTIANDVDILEAVELIRRISSQGIRGILLVPVLAAKALDAGANGLQNVKTIESYKAIVKRRSSEIQELLELHGVKSEMIVFEPVSRDILIKCLHFPGENVVNYVMNDREFSLSGCKYLEEFSMIE, encoded by the coding sequence ATGGAGGCACGAGATAAATCACATAAAAAAGCTTACACAGTCAGGGCTGCACTCTCAACTGTAGGAGAGGCCCTGTCTGCCGCGCGTACTCGTACCAAGAAGGACAAGGACGCCAGTAAGAAAAGAAGTATAAATTACAAGAGCAAAGAACATTTGGAAAATAAGAACAGAAAACTAGACATATATACTGATTctgttaatttgaatgaaaaggtAAAGACAAAAAAGACTGCTTCACCAGCAAGATTGAAGATGATTCTGctattaaatgcaattttgatCACTGGAGTTGGTGCGTCACTTGCTTTCAATTCAATCATGGTGCCAAAAACTAGAGTAAGCTTGGAAATCGGATCGTATAACACTGCCTTGATATCTAAAGTCATCGGACAAGATGCTGCGATAGCAGAGATTTTAAAGACACTTCCAGTGTTGTACCAAAATGCAAAGGATGGGGAGCTTCGTGTAATGCTCTTGAGTGGAGGGTCCGGTGTTGGTAAAGATTTAGTTGCTCAAGCTATGACTGCAGAATTTTACGCCCAGTCCCGCGGGGACTGCAAGGAAAGCTCCTATTTACTGCTAAATTACAATGGACCGATCTGCAAACGAACAGACTTCAATATGATTCGTTTAGACACAATCGCTAATGATGTCGACATTTTGGAAGCTGTAGAACTCATAAGAAGAATTTCAAGTCAGGGTATCCGAGGCATTTTATTAGTTCCTGTCCTGGCAGCGAAGGCTCTGGACGCAGGTGCGAACGGgctgcaaaatgtaaaaaccaTCGAGTCCTACAAGGCCATTGTAAAAAGGAGAAGTTCAGAAATTCAGGAGCTTCTAGAACTTCACGGTGTTAAAAGTGAAATGATCGTTTTTGAACCTGTATCTCgagacattttaattaagtgttTACATTTTCCTGGGGAAAATGTTGTCAATTATGTGATGAACGACCGCGAGTTTTCATTGAGTGGTTGTAAATATCTTGAGGAATTTTCAATgatagaatga
- the aft gene encoding cap-specific mRNA (nucleoside-2'-O-)-methyltransferase 2, protein MDFAVESHFNKIVHLLDKSDKLNVKEFFDQNVFSGRSGFGEVRENLKTQLTLTKSSISETVRCCLEEWHSHTNSTYLGGKVQWRVQKACKPELLTQAWLKFYQILKTFDVVTNAGSEEFSSLHLCEAPGAFITSLNHFLQQSSASEENRTKWRWRATTLNPHYEGNPGLEMVSDDRFIIKTLDNWDFGPDGLGDLKNSETGKHLADLGPFNLVTADGSVDCQDNPGEQENTVASLLACETTTALSALAIGGNFVIKTFTWFEWSSWSLLSLLCHCFEAVTAIKPVCSKEGNSEVYLVCLNFQGLPKDVTSLLWDHYGKPLNVENIPEKISKRILEASTFFNELQHSAIKSNLKYFQNPKIYRSAKMNINCMQNEIASSFLERFDLSYPVQNSICGNTNFQRLIRPAYPWSPDQTHLIRSSLQKMDYSQAKDVLETVVSSLSPVTAEEETFTLPSEIPVIQCELQLKYGTPYKTLTNSRFCAPLLLQLHNYSRNLYCNIVPVPDGINFIVGRLWKKSIWNSLQTLGLQQKFVLNGFNLFTLVDVGILVLLRQDFEQCVLTEVTPEGSTFEFTGFKGASAKLESALICDEVNEKEQQLLEVVPLSLILDSDLHPLVERANQQTVLRLAQATLALLPENRGPGGGQLTVLL, encoded by the exons ATGGATTTTGCCGTCGAGAGTCACTTCAACAAAATCGTGCATCTCCTTGACAAGAGCGACAAATTGAATGTCAAAGAGTTCTTCGACCAAAACGTCTTCAGTGGACGCTCTGGATTT GGTGAAGTTAGAGAGAATTTAAAGACCCAATTGACCTTAACAAAATCATCGATCTCAGAGACCGTTCGCTGCTGTTTGGAAGAATGGCACAGTCACACAAACTCTACTTATCTTGGAGGAAAGGTCCAGTGGCGTGTCCAAAAAGCCTGTAAACCTGAACTTCTGACACAAGCTTGGCTAAAGTTTTACCAGATTCTTAAGACATTTGATGTAGTCACAAACGCTGGAAGTGAGGAGTTTTCTTCTCTACACTTGTGTGAAGCACCAGGGGCATTCATCACCTCTCTCAACCATTTCCTGCAGCAAAGCAGTGCAAGTGAGGAAAATCGCACCAAA tGGAGATGGAGGGCAACCACACTAAATCCACACTATGAAGGCAACCCTGGTTTGGAAATGGTTTCAGACGACCGCTTCATCATAAAAACATTGGATAATTGGGATTTTGGTCCAGACGGCCTAGGTGACCTCAAGAATTCAGAGACAGGAAAGCACTTAGCAGATCTGGGACCTTTTAATCTGGTCACTGCCGACGGGAGTGTCGATTGCCAGGATAACCCTGGGGAGCAAGAAAACACTGTGGCCAGTCTATTGGCATGTGAGACCACCACTGCCTTATCAGCGCTTGCCATTGGCGGAAACTTTGTGATAAAAACATTCACTTGGTTTGAATGGTCATCGTGGAGCCTGCTGAGTCTTTTGTGCCACTGCTTTGAGGCAGTAACTGCAATTAAGCCAGTGTGTAGCAAGGAGGGAAACTCAGAAGTCTACTTGGTGTGTCTAAACTTTCAAGGCTTGCCCAAGGACGTGACTTCTCTGCTTTGGGATCATTACGGGAAGCCTTTGAATGTGGAGAACATACCTGAAAAAATCTCAAAGCGAATCCTGGAGGCTTCAACCTTTTTCAACGAATTGCAG CATTCAGCGATAAAGAGTAACTTGAAGTACTTCCAAAATCCTAAAATCTACAGAAGTGCCAAGATGAACATCAATTGCATGCAGAATGAAATCGCCAGCAGCTTTTTGGAAAGATTTGACCTAAGTTATCCAGTGCAGAACTCAATCTGCGGTAACACAAATTTCCAGAGGCTGATTCGACCCGCATATCCTTGGTCACCAGATCAGACCCATTTGATTCGCTCCTCCTTGCAAAAAATGGACTATTCTCAAGCTAAAGACGTCTTAGAAACTGTAGTTTCAAGTCTCAGCCCAGTAACTGCAGAAGAGGAAACTTTTACTCTTCCTTCTGAGATACCAGTGATCCAGTGCGAGCTCCAACTAAAATACGGAACACCTTACAAGACCTTGACAAACTCTCGATTTTGTGCACCACTTCTACTTCAGCTGCACAATTACAGCCGTAATCTCTACTGCAATATAGTCCCTGTGCCTGATGGAATTAACTTTATTGTTGGACGTTTGTGGAAAAAATCTATCTGGAACAGTTTGCAAACCCTTGGGCTTCAACAGAAGTTTGTTCTGAATGGCTTCAACCTCTTTACATTAGTGGACGTTGGAATACTAGTGCTTCTAAGACAAGACTTTGAGCAGTGTGTCCTGACTGAGGTCACTCCTGAAGGAAGTACGTTCGAGTTCACCGGTTTCAAAGGTGCAAGCGCCAAACTTGAAAGTGCATTGATTTGCGACGAAGTAAATGAGAAAGAACAGCAGTTGCTTGAAGTTGTGCCGTTGTCATTGATATTAG acAGCGACCTGCACCCCCTGGTCGAGCGAGCGAACCAGCAGACGGTGTTGCGTTTGGCGCAGGCGACGCTGGCCCTTTTACCTGAAAATCGAG GTCCTGGTGGGGGTCAGCTGACCGTGTTACTCTAG